The Streptomyces sp. NBC_01244 genome contains a region encoding:
- the kdpA gene encoding potassium-transporting ATPase subunit KdpA gives MSPVLAGVLQLLALIAALALAHRPLGDYMAKVYSSEKHYKPEKWIYKAIGANPTAEMRWPAYLRGVLAFSAVSVLFLYGLQRAQGILPGSLGFSAIDPDQAFNTAASFVANTNWQSYYGEQAMGHVVQTGGLAVQNFVSAAVGMAVAVALVRGFARSRTGELGNFWSDLVRGTVRILLPISVIGAIILVACGAIQNFSGIHEVGQFTGGTQQWNGGAVASQEVIKELGTNGGGYFNANSAHPFENPNPFSNLFEVFLILVIPFSLTRAFGRMVGNLRQGYAILATMATIWIGFTGLMMWTEFAHHGPAFDVAGGAMEGKETRYGIAASAIFSVATTLTSTGAVNSFHSSYTGLGGGIQLLGMQLGEIAPGGVGSGLYGMLVMAIIAVFIAGLMVGRTPEYLGKKIGTREIKFAALYILITPALVLCFTAAAMALPTPGNSMTNSGAHGFSEILYAYTSGANNNGSAFAGLNADTQWFNSTIGIAMLLGRFLPMVFVLALAGSLAEQKPVPETAGTLRTDKPLYTGLLVGTILIVTGLTYFPALALGPLAEGLAS, from the coding sequence ATGAGTCCCGTTCTCGCTGGTGTGCTCCAGCTCCTCGCACTGATCGCCGCGCTCGCACTGGCCCACCGCCCCCTCGGCGACTACATGGCCAAGGTCTACTCCTCCGAAAAGCACTACAAGCCGGAGAAGTGGATCTACAAGGCCATCGGCGCCAACCCCACCGCGGAAATGCGCTGGCCCGCCTACCTCCGCGGTGTCCTGGCCTTCTCGGCGGTCTCCGTCCTCTTCCTCTACGGCCTCCAGCGGGCCCAGGGCATCCTGCCCGGCTCGCTCGGCTTCTCCGCGATCGACCCGGACCAGGCCTTCAACACGGCCGCGTCCTTCGTCGCGAACACCAACTGGCAGTCGTACTACGGTGAGCAGGCCATGGGCCACGTCGTGCAGACCGGCGGCCTCGCGGTGCAGAACTTCGTCTCGGCGGCGGTCGGCATGGCCGTCGCGGTCGCCCTCGTACGGGGCTTCGCCCGCTCCCGCACCGGTGAACTCGGCAACTTCTGGTCCGACCTGGTCCGCGGCACCGTCCGCATCCTGCTCCCCATCTCCGTCATCGGCGCGATCATCCTCGTCGCCTGCGGCGCCATCCAGAACTTCTCCGGCATCCACGAAGTCGGCCAGTTCACGGGCGGCACCCAGCAGTGGAACGGCGGCGCCGTAGCCTCTCAGGAAGTCATCAAGGAGCTCGGGACGAACGGTGGCGGTTACTTCAACGCCAACTCCGCCCACCCCTTCGAGAACCCCAACCCGTTCTCGAACCTCTTCGAGGTCTTCCTCATCCTGGTCATCCCCTTCTCCCTGACCCGCGCCTTCGGCCGCATGGTCGGGAACCTGCGCCAGGGCTACGCGATCCTCGCGACGATGGCGACCATCTGGATCGGGTTCACCGGCCTGATGATGTGGACCGAGTTCGCGCACCACGGTCCGGCGTTCGATGTCGCCGGCGGCGCGATGGAGGGCAAGGAGACCCGGTACGGCATCGCCGCCTCCGCGATCTTCTCGGTCGCCACCACGCTGACCTCGACCGGCGCGGTCAACTCCTTCCACTCCTCCTACACGGGACTGGGCGGCGGTATCCAGCTGCTGGGTATGCAGCTCGGCGAGATCGCGCCGGGCGGCGTCGGCTCCGGCCTCTACGGCATGCTGGTCATGGCGATCATCGCGGTGTTCATCGCCGGCCTGATGGTCGGCCGCACGCCGGAATACCTCGGCAAGAAGATCGGCACCCGCGAGATCAAGTTCGCGGCGCTCTACATCCTCATCACCCCGGCCCTGGTCCTCTGCTTCACCGCGGCGGCCATGGCCCTGCCCACCCCGGGCAACTCGATGACGAACTCCGGGGCGCACGGCTTCTCCGAGATCCTGTACGCCTACACCTCGGGAGCCAACAACAACGGCTCCGCCTTCGCCGGCCTGAACGCCGACACCCAGTGGTTCAACAGCACCATCGGCATCGCCATGCTGCTCGGCCGCTTCCTGCCCATGGTGTTCGTCCTCGCGCTGGCCGGTTCGCTGGCCGAGCAGAAGCCCGTCCCCGAGACCGCGGGCACCCTGCGCACCGACAAGCCGCTCTACACCGGGCTGCTCGTCGGAACCATCCTCATCGTCACCGGTCTGACCTACTTCCCGGCCCTGGCGCTGGGTCCGCTCGCCGAAGGGCTCGCATCATGA
- a CDS encoding DUF4118 domain-containing protein: MSGYRLHDRAVLLAALVAPFLVALALVPFRTELSATNEALIMVVAVVAVAALGTRAAGALAALSAAAWFDFFLTRPYQRFTIADGGEIQTAVLLLVVGLIVSQLAVRARRLQAVVVTDTAHLSSLQGTARLAEDGGSPEAVVEYVRRELVGLLGLRGCRFEYGTLMGNLPRLEHGGGLWLRGGSRITQYADWPDGETELRVTGGGHYYGRFLLDPLRDRPLPSEETRLVAVALAAQAGAALDTAGLSHQG; encoded by the coding sequence ATGTCCGGGTACCGACTCCACGACCGCGCCGTGCTGCTCGCGGCGCTCGTGGCCCCCTTCCTCGTGGCGCTCGCGCTCGTGCCCTTCCGCACGGAGCTCTCCGCGACCAACGAGGCCCTGATCATGGTCGTCGCCGTGGTCGCGGTCGCCGCACTCGGTACCCGGGCCGCCGGCGCCCTGGCCGCACTCTCGGCGGCCGCCTGGTTCGACTTCTTCCTCACCCGGCCCTACCAGCGGTTCACCATCGCCGACGGCGGCGAGATCCAGACGGCTGTCCTGCTGCTCGTCGTCGGGCTGATCGTCTCGCAGCTGGCCGTGCGCGCACGCCGGCTCCAAGCTGTCGTGGTCACCGACACCGCGCACCTGTCGAGCCTCCAGGGGACCGCCCGTCTGGCCGAGGACGGCGGCTCGCCGGAAGCGGTGGTCGAGTACGTGCGCCGCGAGCTCGTCGGCCTGCTGGGCTTGCGCGGCTGCCGCTTCGAGTACGGGACCCTGATGGGGAACCTGCCCCGGCTCGAGCACGGCGGCGGCCTCTGGCTGCGCGGCGGGAGCCGGATCACGCAGTACGCGGACTGGCCGGACGGAGAGACGGAACTTCGGGTGACCGGCGGCGGCCACTACTACGGCCGTTTCCTCCTCGACCCGCTGCGGGACCGTCCTCTGCCCTCCGAGGAGACACGGTTGGTGGCGGTCGCCCTGGCAGCGCAGGCGGGCGCCGCCCTGGATACGGCCGGCCTCTCCCACCAGGGCTGA
- the kdpF gene encoding K(+)-transporting ATPase subunit F codes for MNAENIVGLLVAVSLLGYLILALVYPERF; via the coding sequence GTGAACGCCGAAAACATCGTCGGCCTCCTCGTGGCCGTCTCCCTGCTCGGATACCTCATCCTCGCCCTCGTGTACCCGGAGAGGTTCTAG